The genomic stretch GCCCGTACGCGGCGCAACGAGTGGAGGCGTCGGGCCGGCGCGGGGTCTTAACGGAGCGAAGCGTAGTGGGTGCCCCGTACGGCCCAGCCGGAACGAAGTGGTCGCGCTTTTTAAAGCGCGAGCGACGGGTCCGGGCCGATTTCTTGGTCACTTCTTTCTAAAAGAAGTGACAAGGAGCGCGCAGGCAGAGCCTCGCAAACGTAGATTGGCGGGCCGAGCCCGCCCTACACACTAAAAAAGTGCCGCGTGGGCGGGGCGCGCCAAGCCCCGCTAGCTGTAAACGTGCGAAAGCACACAAAAGTCACTGGTTTCCCGCCTTCGCGGGAATGACGATTAAGTATTGTCGGCTTTCGTTCCTCAAGCGCGACCTACAGGACTCTTACTCCAAACCCCTCCAGCATCCCGATAAGCCTGATCAGCGGCAACCCGATGAGCGAAGTATAATCCTCCCCCTCCATCGACTCCATGAGGGCAATCCCCAGCCCTTCGATCTTGAACGACCCCGCGCAAAAATACGGCTCCTCCCGCGTGAGGTAGTTTTCAATCTCCCTATCGGTCAGCTTTTTCAGGGTAACGGAGAAAAGCTCCACTCCGCTCTCTTCCCTGCCGTCCGCGACGAGGGCGACGCCGGTGTGGAAGAGGACTTTTTTGCCGGACATTTTTCTAAGCTGCTCGAAGGCCCTCTCTTTGGTGAGGGGCTTGCCCAGAATCTCCCCATCGAGTTCGGCGACCTGATCGGAGCCGATTACGAGAGCGCCGGGGCTTCGCCTCGCGACTTCGCGGGCCTTTTCGAGGGCGTGGAGGCGGGCAAGTTCGGAGGGGGCAGCGCCCGCAATTTCGCCTTCACCGTACTCCGGGGCGGCGCACTCGAAACAAAGCCCGAGGCGGGAGAGAAGCTCTCTCCTGAAGGGGCTCGTAGAAGCGAGAATTATCCTCCTGCTCAAACCTTCCTCCTTGTATTGGTGCGTTACGCCTTCGGCTAACACACCCTACGCAACTAAACGATTCCGCCCAGGGCCTTTGCAAAGAACTCTTCCGCGCGGCTTACCGCCTCCTCGAAGGACTCCGCGACCTGCACCTTCGAGGCGAGGGTGTGGCCGAAGGGGTAGTTCATCGCGAAGTAGTGGGTGAATTCCTTCAGCCTGCCGAGCCGCCGCTCTGAGGTGAAGGATTCTTCGAGGAGTCGGGCGAAGCGCCGGTAAAGCGCGGGGAGGTCTACCGCCCTATCCTCTGTCTCCAGCCCGAAGACCTCGCGGGCAATCTCCCTTCCCAGCCACGGCTTCACTGCCGCGCCGCGCCCGATCATCAGCCCGTCGCAGCCGGAAACCCGCAGGCACTCCCTCGCGTCTTCGGGGGTGAAGATTCCGCCGTTGCCGACAACCGGCACTTTCACCCACTCCTTAACCTTTCCTATCCATTCCCAGCGGGGACGCCTCCCGTAGGGCTCGCCCCGGAGCCTCGCGTGGACGGCTATCATATCGATCCCCACGTCCTCCAGCATTTGGCAGAAGTCGCGCAGCTTCCCTTCGTCGAGGGTCTCTCCGAGGCGGGTCTTGGCCGTCAGGGGAAGGTTCGTGGCCCCCCTCGCGCTTTGCAGTATCCTGGCTGAATCCTCAAGGTTTTCCATGAGCTTGCTACCCCCTCCCATCCTGCGGACGGCGGGGGCGGGGCAACCGAAATTCAGATCGATGACATCCGCGCCTATGGCGGTCAGCCACTTCGCCGCCCCGGCGGCGTGTTCCGGCTCCCAGGCGACAATCTGGTAACTGAGGGGTTTTTCGGAGGGGTGGCGCTTGAGGAAGGGGGAGGAGCGGGCGCTCTCGGACTTGAGCCTCCTGGCGGAGAGCATCTCCGTCGAAAGGCAGCCCGCCCAGCCCTCCTCAAGGAGCAGACGCCTGAAAGCCGTGTGGGTTATGCCCGCCATTGGGGCGAGCCAGAGAGGCGGAGAGATTTCGACCCCCCTGAGTCTTACGGACTTCACCTTTGGCGGGTCCATCTCCCCTCGACGAGCACGAGCCCCGCGCCGCCGGAAGTTTCCCCCGGTTCGAGAAAGGAGGTTGACCACTCGATCTTGCCGCCCTCCAGTTCCAGTGTGGCGAGGGCGAGGGAGTAATCTATTCCGGAATCGAGCGCCGTAACGTCGAAGAGCGCCGCGCCGGGCTCCACCCTCTTTAGCTTTACCGTCTTGAATTCCGCCAGGGAGTAAAAATCGTCTTCAAGCTCCTCGACAAGGGCCGGGCTGTCGAGCCCCGTGACCCGTATCTCGACCCTGCGCTCCGAGGTTCCCGGAATCCAGCCGGAGCGGTTGAGGGCTGCGATAATCTCGTTGTGAAGGAGGGTTCCGAGTTCGCCGTAGAGGTAATCGCTCTGTGTCTCGACGCTGCCCCCCGAAGCCGTTACGGAGCCGCTTCCGAGAGTCTCCTTTGTTCTGGCGTCCAGAAGGGAGAAGGAGGCCGAGGTGGAAAAGGAAGCGAGGGAAAGGGAATCTTGTGCTCCATTCCCCGTGGAGATCATGGCGGCGGCGTTGCACCCCCTGGACTGCGAAAGCGCGGACAGACTCTCTTCGCCGCCGCTTACGCTCCCACCCTCCGCGACGTAAAAGCCTTCGTCCCGCAGCCTTCCGGCGAGAACTTCCGCGCTTTTGGCGCTCTGCCCTCCCTTGTGCAGTATCAGGAGGCGGGGATTGGCCTTGAGGGCGAAGACCTTGAAACCCTTTTTCTGAAGCTCGTCGAGTATCTTCGCCTCGTCTATCTCGGCCGCGACCGAAAAGAGAAGGCTGCCCAGGGCGACGGTATCGTTTAATACGTTGTGGCGGATGATGAAGGAGGAGGGAGAGGAGAAGAAAAGAGCGCCCAGTTCGTCTTCGCGGTTTTGGTACTCTTCTTCCGAAAGATGGCGTCTGACCGCTTCCCGCACGGCCTGGGCGAGGGTCAGCGAAAGAGCCTGCCTTCTGGTCGCACCTTCGCCCGCTCGGGAGAGCTCCATCCTGACGGAGGACGCCACCGTACCTGCAATCGCCGCCCCGCAAAGGAAAATCAGGCAGAGGACGGCTGCGGCGACTCTAGAAATTTTCGTAAATGGCCTCAAATTTTTTCAAGGGCTGGTAGGGGCGCACCGATTCGATGGCGTGTTTGTATATCAGGTGGTAATTGTCGCCGGATTTGATAACGACGCAGAAGTTGTCGAAGGCCTTGAGCGCGCCATCGAGTTCTTCGCCGGAAACAAGGCGAATCGTCACCTGCGCCTTTTCTCTGCGCACGTTGTTGAGGAACTGGTCTTGTATGTTTATCTTCGTCTTGACCATGTCTCCCCCTTCCTGAAATGGAGTGTAATTTAAATAAAACAGGACACCAAGATAATATCCTCGGCTATCCCGATTGCAAGAAATTTTTAACGGCTGCCGCGAAAACAGCTGTTTCTCGGCGAGTTATGCGGTTCGCCGCCATCTTTTTAAGCCACGTCTCCTGCCGTTTCGCGAAATTGCGGGTGGCCTGCTTTATCTCCTCCGCCACCCTTGCCGCATCCCCCCCCTCCGTCAGAAAGCGCACTATCTCCCTGTAGCCGATAGCCTGCAGCGGCATGAGAGAAGGGGAATACCCCCTGTCCAGAACTCCGCGCACCTCCTCTATCCACCCCTCCCGGAGCATCCTGCCGACCCGCTCGTCGATCGCCCTATAGAGGACCGGCCTCTCAACTTCGACGGCGAAGACAAGCGCGTCGTAGCCTCCTCCTGAAAAGCCGTGGGCCTCCTGCAGCTTCGAGAGGGGCTCGCCGGAAAGTCTGAAGACCTCGACGCCCCTTATAATCCGGGATCTGTCGTTGGGGTGGAGCCGCGCCGCGAGGAGGGGGTCGTCTCTCTTAAGCTCCTCGTAGAGCTCCCCACCCCGGCCTTCGTCCCAGATCCGGCCAAGTTCGCTACGCAGCCCTTCGTCGCGTACGGGAGCGCCCAAAAGCCCCTCCAGCAGCGCCTTTATATAGAGAAGAGTGCCTCCAACGACTATGACGGGTTTCCCCCTCGAATGGATGGATTCAATCGCCTCCCCCGCCTCTTTCCGGAAACGCCCGGCGCTGTAGCTTTCGGTAATCTCGGCCACGTCTATTAGGTGGTGAGGAACCATGCGGCGCTCCTCCTGCGAGGGCTTCGCGGTGCCGATGTCGAGCCCCCGGTAGACCTGCATGGAATCCGCAGAGATTATCTCCGCTCCGAGTTCAAGGGCCGCTTCGAGGGCGATACCGGATTTGCCGGAGGCCGTAGGGCCCGTTAGGACGGCGATCCTGGGCCGCTCCATCCGTCTATTTCCTGTGGAAGAGCGAATAGAGCTGCGCCCTCCCCATTTTAATAACGAGCGGCCTCCCGTGAGGACAGTGGGAGGGATTTTTGGTTTCACCCAGGTCGCGCATGAGGGACGCCACCTCGGTGCGGTCCAGCGCCATCTTCGCCTTCACCGCCCCCGCGCAGGCTGCGCGGGCGAGAAGCTTGTCCGCCCTTCCCCCGCCGCCGGACTCGCCGGAATCGAAGGACTCCCCTCCGATAACGTCGCGCAGCATCCCCACCCCCTCCGCTCCGGTGACCCCCGCCGGGACCTCGACAAGAGAGAGGCTCTGCCCGCCGAAGAGTTCCGCCCGGATGCCGATTGCTTCAAGTAGTTCCTCCCTCTCCGCGAAACCAGCGATCTCGGCGGCGCTGCACTCGACGACAAGGGGCACCAGCAGGGGCTGCCCCTTCCCGCCGGTTCTCGCGGCGGATATCCTTTCATATAGTATGCGCTCGTGGGCGGCGTGCTGATCGACAATAACCAGCTTCCGGTCGCCGGACTCGAAGAGGAGGAAGGTGGCGTCAAAAGCGCCGAGGTAGCGAAGCTCGCCGAAGGGGGAATTCATTGCGCAAGTTTCACCCGGACTTTTCTCCTCCGCCCCTTCGGCTATTGAATTCACGGAAAAATCGAGCTTCCCGGGCTCCGCCCGCCCCGCGCCGCCACGCCCGTACCCGCCGCCGGAGTAAAAGGGGCTTCTCGCCCCGCCCGGCTTTAGCGCCCTGCGGGCGTAGTCCTCAAGCGCCTCCGCAGCCCTTCCCGAACCCGGAGCGCTCTTCTCGTAGCAAAACGGGCTCTCTTCCACTGAATCGGGGACTTCAACGGCGGAAGCGCCGCTGCGAACCCAGGGAGCGGAGGAAAGGGCCCCCGCGACGCTCCCGGCGACCCAGCGGAACAACCCCCCCTCGTCGCGGAAGCGCACCTCCCTCTTGGCGGGATGGACGTTGACGTCAACCTCATCGGAGGGAAGGTCGAGCCACAGGAGCGCCACCGGCCAGCGCCCCTGCTCCAGCAGCCCCCTGTACCCCTCGGTCAGGGCCTTGAAGAGTATCCTGTCGTTGACCGCCCTCCGGTTCACGAAGAGCCGTATCCCCCGCCGGTGGCCGCGGCTCTCGTGGGGGGCGGCGAAACCGAAGGTCAGTTTTCTTTGCCCGTGGCGGGCTTTTGCGAAATAGAGCCCTCCCGGCCGGACGCCGGAAAGCTCCTCGGCCCGCTCGGAAAGAGACTGGCCGGGGGGCAAAATCATAAGCGGTCGCCCCTCGCTCTCGACCGAAAAGCTGATTTTCGGATGTATGAGGGCGAGGTTCGAGACCGTCTCTATTATGTTGCGAAGCTCGGTGGGTGCGCTCTTCATGAATTTTCTTCGGGCGGGCGTGTTAAAAAAAATGTCCTCGACCTCGACGAGGGTACCGGCGGGCGCTCCGGCGTCGGAGCAGCCGGTGACGACTCCCGCCTCGACCCGTAGTTTCGTGCCGCTCTGGGCGGTCCTCTCCCTGGTGACGACGGTCACCCGGCTGACGGAGGCAATGGAAGGGAGCGCTTCCCCGCGAAAGCCAAGGGTCGCGATTGCGTCGAGGTCCTCGTGGGAGGCGATCTTGCTGGTGGCATGGCGCTTTAGCGCCAGAACCGCATCGGCGCGGGACATTCCGCAGCCGTCGTCCTCCACTGCGATGCGGGAGAGCCCGGCCTCATAGAGCCGTATCGAGAGGTTTTGCGCGCCCGCGTCGATGGAATTTTCCAGAAGTTCCTTCACGACGCTGGCGGGCCTCTCGACGACTTCCCCGGCCGCGATACGGTTGACGATCTCGTCGGGCAACACCTGAATCCTGTTTTTTTCCATTAATTCCTCACAGCGGGCACCGGCAAACCCAAGACCCCGCAGTCAATGTACCACCTGCAGCTTCCCGCTCTCAAGTCCGAGTGTTTTTTGTTTCAGGTTTGAGAGTAATTTTCTAATCCAAAAAAGCTCCCAAGCAGGTAGTGACTATTGGCACTTGCCGTGTTGATATTTTGCCACAACTGTATTAGAAAATTTTCCACACTTTTTATCCTTTCACAACTCCATTCACTCTACCAAGGGGATTTTCAATTCAAAAAAACAGTTTTAAATAATTACATCTTGTGATATTTAACTGACACATGCAGATTGGTTTCACTTTGCGGAACTGGTCTAATTCTATTGCTATGTGATTTTGGCTTGCGGAGGAGATGTCGGCAAGGTATACTCGCCCCAGTTTGGCCGTATTGCGGCTTTGCGCCGCAGAAGCGGACGGGCGGGGCGCCAGCGGGTTCCAGAGGATTGACAGCGTGCCGTAAGCGTTGATACCTTTTGGAAGCCGCCGGGCTTTGACAATGAATATTCGTACGGACCTTTCAGGCCGCCAGAATCTCGGGAGAGAAAACGGCGGGAGGAGGTCGAAACCCGGAGATTCATCCGTCGTCTTCATAAACGCGTTGCCTTAAGTCACCTAATCTCGGGTGCAAATAATGTGGGCCTTACGGCTCGAAAATTTGTGTCAACTATTCAAGGAGGACACAGTAATGAAGAAGAAGCTGTCAATTGCTCTCACCGGCGCTCTCGCCGTCGGCCTTGCGGTTCCCGCCATGGCCGAGACCACCTTCTCGGGCACCCTCTGGGTCAATCCGATGGTTCTGAAGGACACCGTTGACGACTCCGATTCCATCAAGCCCGTCGATCAGCGCTTCCGCTTCACCATGACCAACAAGATCAACGACTTCGCCTCCGTAGTGTGGCAGGCCGAGATCGACACCCCCTGGGGCTACACCACCAACGGCACAGCCACCGCCAAGTACGGCTCCAAGGGTTACGGCGCCGCCCTCAACACCGACGGCATCAACCTCGAGACCAAGCACCTCTACCTGTCCACCAAGATTCCGGATACCGATTTCGCCATGAAGCTCGGCCTCCAGAACATCAACGACAAGACCACGGCTCTCTACCTGAACAACGACGCGGCCGCGGCCGTCTTCACCTATGCCAAGGACGCCCTCACGGTGAACTTCGGCGCCGCGAGACCCGGCCCCGCCGACGAGCTCTACATCGCCCAGGTCGGCTACAAGCTGTCCGACACCGTCGCCCTCAACGTCGACATCTTCAACTATGACTTCGACGAAGACAGCGACCTCGATTACTCCACCATCGGCGTGGGCGCGAAGGCCGCCGTCGCCAATTTCGACATTGACGCCGGCATCGCTTTCCAGAACGGCGACGAGGCCGAAGGCCTTGCGCTGAACGTCGGCGCCAAGACCAAGATCAATGAAATCGCCCTCGGCGCCCGCGCTATCTACATCGCGGACAACGACGACGACAAGGGCTGGATATCCCTCACCGAGACCCCTCTCGCCGGTGAAGGCCTCTACTTCTTCGGCTTCTCCGGCAACGCCAACTTCGGCCTCGGCAAGGCGGCGCTCACCACCACCGGCGACGCCGGCGTCACCGGCCTCATCGTCAACGGCTCCACCGTTGTCGCCACCGATTACACCGTCAAGGGCGCCCTTGCTTACTTCCAGGCCCTCGACGAAGACGTAGTCGGCGCTGACAGCGCTGACCTCGGCACCGAAATCGCCGCTTCCGTCACCCGCAAGCTGGCCGAAAAGATCGACGTTATGCTCTACGGCAGCTACGTCCTCGTCGGCGACTACTACGGCGACGACACAGAAGACCCCTACGCCCTCGGCCTCAAGGTTACCGCTCCTTTCTAAGGAATTAACCTGATTAATTAAAAACCCCCGGTGGAAACACCGGGGGTTTTTTTATGAAAACTGCTGCGAGCCTGTGTTTTCTGTGTCGCGTGCTCGCTCAAGGTCTCGCCGTAGCGCTGCTACTGTCTCGCCCTCTCGCTACGCGTCTCCTCGAAACCGTGGCTTCTCGCAACGTTTTCAAACAACCCGCCAGTCTTCAGCGGTTTGTTCCGGGTCTTAAGCTCTTAAGGATCAGCATTTTACTAAATTCGGCAAAGGATTTTGCCGCCGGGCGAGGAGCCCGCAGGGAGCGCGACGCAGACAATAGCGTGACTACGGCAAGGAGCGCGACCGAGTAGCGACGAAGCCCCGCGGCAAAAGCCGAAGCCGTGGACTAAATTCTGACGTACCCGCCGCCCTCTTCTAGCTTCCACGTCTCCTCGGGAACTATCCCCGCCGAATGGAGCAAAATCTCGGCCGTTTCGCGCTCGGCCAGGGGAAACGCAAGCGCAAGGCCGCAGTCGGAGGAAAGCTGTCTCGGCACGGGCATCACCCTCGCGTTTACCGAGCCCGACTTGAGCACCTTTTCCGCCTTCATCACCCGATGGACACTGTTGAAAATAAAGAGTCCGTCCCTTACCATAGCTAAATCACTTTTACCCGTTTACAAGAGAGGGGCCATGTCAGACCCCGCGCCGTTGTCAAAGCTGCTGAAAAACTTCCTCTCGGAAGCCAGAAAAAATTACCCGGAGGGCGCGCACCGCCTCTACGAGATATGGCCGGAGGCGGTAGGCCCCTCGCTCGCCCGCGTCACGCGGCCCCTTTCACTCAGCGCAGGAAAACTCACCGTCGCAGTGGAGGGAGCGGTATGGCTTCAGGAGCTTTCGCTCTTCAAAAGCCAGCTTATCTCAAACCTCAACGAACGCCTTGGCAAGGACTCGATTAAATCGGTTCGCCTTATTCAGGCCACCATCGCCCCGGAAGAAAAGCCCGAGCCACCCTTCGACAAATCCTGGCTCGAAAGGCCTCTTACTCCCGAAGAAACCGCGCTCATAGAAAACTCTCTTGCAGACCTGCCCGAGGGAGAGATACGCGAAGCCCTCCGAAGCGCGATGTCTGCCGCGAAAAAACGCTCCTCCCTCAGGGACGCCCCAGCAGATGCTCCGCCTCCGCGGAATACTTCCGCCCGCTCTCGCGGTCGTGGAGAATGAGCGGGGCCAGCACCTTCAAAGGTTCCTTTTTGCCCTTCACCGCCCCGGCAAGCACCAGACTCGCGGGACTGCTGCCGTCCGGGTGAAGGAACCTGAGTCTTTTAGGGGTTAATCCCTCCGCCTCCAGCGCCGACAAAACCCTCGCAACGCCTCCAGCGGGATACACCAGAGAAAACTCCCCACCCTTTTTCAGTAAATGACTTCCCCCCCTGACCGCGTCTTCGAGGTTCATCGACACCTCGTACCTTGCGATCGCAAGAGAAGGTTCCTTAGAGACCTTCCCGCCGTGGAGCGGCCTGTAGGGAGGGTTGCAGACTACCAGATCGTATGCGCCTGACGGCATCGACGCCGGGACAGCTTTTACGTCCCTGCACCGAAACTTCGCCCTGCCGCAAAACCCGTTCCACTCCGCCCCCCGCTCGGCCCTGCCGACAAAATCCGGTTGGATATCGATCCCTGTGACCTTTTTTGCGGCACCCAGCGCCAGGAGGCAAAACCCTACGACACCGCTCCCCGCGCAAAGATCGACTGCATTTTCAAAGTACCCGCCTTCTGCGGCAAACCTGGCCAGAAGTATTGCGTCTATCGAGAAGCGAAATCCCGTAGCGGGCTGGATGACGCCAACCGCCCCGCCGAGTGCGGTGTCCGCCGTCTCCCCCTCAAGAA from bacterium encodes the following:
- the hfq gene encoding RNA chaperone Hfq, coding for MVKTKINIQDQFLNNVRREKAQVTIRLVSGEELDGALKAFDNFCVVIKSGDNYHLIYKHAIESVRPYQPLKKFEAIYENF
- a CDS encoding tRNA-dihydrouridine synthase family protein, with translation MDPPKVKSVRLRGVEISPPLWLAPMAGITHTAFRRLLLEEGWAGCLSTEMLSARRLKSESARSSPFLKRHPSEKPLSYQIVAWEPEHAAGAAKWLTAIGADVIDLNFGCPAPAVRRMGGGSKLMENLEDSARILQSARGATNLPLTAKTRLGETLDEGKLRDFCQMLEDVGIDMIAVHARLRGEPYGRRPRWEWIGKVKEWVKVPVVGNGGIFTPEDARECLRVSGCDGLMIGRGAAVKPWLGREIAREVFGLETEDRAVDLPALYRRFARLLEESFTSERRLGRLKEFTHYFAMNYPFGHTLASKVQVAESFEEAVSRAEEFFAKALGGIV
- the mutL gene encoding DNA mismatch repair endonuclease MutL; amino-acid sequence: MEKNRIQVLPDEIVNRIAAGEVVERPASVVKELLENSIDAGAQNLSIRLYEAGLSRIAVEDDGCGMSRADAVLALKRHATSKIASHEDLDAIATLGFRGEALPSIASVSRVTVVTRERTAQSGTKLRVEAGVVTGCSDAGAPAGTLVEVEDIFFNTPARRKFMKSAPTELRNIIETVSNLALIHPKISFSVESEGRPLMILPPGQSLSERAEELSGVRPGGLYFAKARHGQRKLTFGFAAPHESRGHRRGIRLFVNRRAVNDRILFKALTEGYRGLLEQGRWPVALLWLDLPSDEVDVNVHPAKREVRFRDEGGLFRWVAGSVAGALSSAPWVRSGASAVEVPDSVEESPFCYEKSAPGSGRAAEALEDYARRALKPGGARSPFYSGGGYGRGGAGRAEPGKLDFSVNSIAEGAEEKSPGETCAMNSPFGELRYLGAFDATFLLFESGDRKLVIVDQHAAHERILYERISAARTGGKGQPLLVPLVVECSAAEIAGFAEREELLEAIGIRAELFGGQSLSLVEVPAGVTGAEGVGMLRDVIGGESFDSGESGGGGRADKLLARAACAGAVKAKMALDRTEVASLMRDLGETKNPSHCPHGRPLVIKMGRAQLYSLFHRK
- the maf gene encoding septum formation protein Maf — translated: MSRRIILASTSPFRRELLSRLGLCFECAAPEYGEGEIAGAAPSELARLHALEKAREVARRSPGALVIGSDQVAELDGEILGKPLTKERAFEQLRKMSGKKVLFHTGVALVADGREESGVELFSVTLKKLTDREIENYLTREEPYFCAGSFKIEGLGIALMESMEGEDYTSLIGLPLIRLIGMLEGFGVRVL
- a CDS encoding methyltransferase domain-containing protein, yielding MAGEGLRRDRALLLEGETADTALGGAVGVIQPATGFRFSIDAILLARFAAEGGYFENAVDLCAGSGVVGFCLLALGAAKKVTGIDIQPDFVGRAERGAEWNGFCGRAKFRCRDVKAVPASMPSGAYDLVVCNPPYRPLHGGKVSKEPSLAIARYEVSMNLEDAVRGGSHLLKKGGEFSLVYPAGGVARVLSALEAEGLTPKRLRFLHPDGSSPASLVLAGAVKGKKEPLKVLAPLILHDRESGRKYSAEAEHLLGRP
- a CDS encoding DUF721 domain-containing protein; its protein translation is MSDPAPLSKLLKNFLSEARKNYPEGAHRLYEIWPEAVGPSLARVTRPLSLSAGKLTVAVEGAVWLQELSLFKSQLISNLNERLGKDSIKSVRLIQATIAPEEKPEPPFDKSWLERPLTPEETALIENSLADLPEGEIREALRSAMSAAKKRSSLRDAPADAPPPRNTSARSRGRGE
- the miaA gene encoding tRNA (adenosine(37)-N6)-dimethylallyltransferase MiaA translates to MERPRIAVLTGPTASGKSGIALEAALELGAEIISADSMQVYRGLDIGTAKPSQEERRMVPHHLIDVAEITESYSAGRFRKEAGEAIESIHSRGKPVIVVGGTLLYIKALLEGLLGAPVRDEGLRSELGRIWDEGRGGELYEELKRDDPLLAARLHPNDRSRIIRGVEVFRLSGEPLSKLQEAHGFSGGGYDALVFAVEVERPVLYRAIDERVGRMLREGWIEEVRGVLDRGYSPSLMPLQAIGYREIVRFLTEGGDAARVAEEIKQATRNFAKRQETWLKKMAANRITRRETAVFAAAVKNFLQSG
- a CDS encoding DUF3343 domain-containing protein; translated protein: MVRDGLFIFNSVHRVMKAEKVLKSGSVNARVMPVPRQLSSDCGLALAFPLAERETAEILLHSAGIVPEETWKLEEGGGYVRI